A genomic window from Bradyrhizobium lupini includes:
- a CDS encoding type II toxin-antitoxin system Phd/YefM family antitoxin has product MRVSVTDAKGQLTDLVRRAEAGDEVILTRHGHPAVRLVPVKLSPDRATRRTALEAARRTGGAKAIPGPSAARSQDFLFGDDGLPE; this is encoded by the coding sequence ATGCGGGTCTCCGTTACCGACGCAAAAGGACAATTGACCGATCTTGTCCGCCGCGCAGAGGCCGGCGACGAGGTGATCCTGACGCGACATGGGCATCCCGCGGTGCGGCTCGTCCCGGTCAAGCTTTCGCCGGACCGCGCCACCCGCCGGACCGCGCTTGAGGCGGCGCGAAGGACCGGCGGGGCGAAAGCTATTCCCGGACCGAGCGCCGCGCGCAGTCAGGACTTTCTTTTCGGCGATGACGGACTGCCGGAATGA
- a CDS encoding 3-keto-5-aminohexanoate cleavage protein, translating to MNPVVIAVAITGSVPRKKDNPAVPILPSEQIESTHQAFEAGATLAHIHVRNDDETPSSDPERFALVQAGIKKHCPDMIVQFSTGGRGRDPSARGSSLYLKPDMASLSTGSVNFPTIVYENSAALVETLATGMKANGIRPEIEIFDLSHLHGARRLIEAGLIDQRPHVQFVMGVKNAMPADEHVLDILLGELRRLIPKATWTAAGIGRHQAEVMGWALARGADAVRTGLEDNIRIDKARLAASNAELVAIAGEAVARHGRRVATAAEARSLLGLAGQGAPAAT from the coding sequence ATGAACCCCGTCGTCATTGCCGTCGCAATCACCGGCTCCGTTCCGCGCAAGAAGGACAATCCCGCGGTCCCGATTCTGCCGTCCGAGCAGATCGAGTCGACGCACCAGGCCTTCGAAGCCGGTGCCACGCTCGCCCATATCCATGTTCGCAACGATGACGAGACGCCGTCCTCCGATCCCGAGCGTTTCGCCCTGGTGCAGGCGGGGATCAAGAAGCACTGTCCTGACATGATCGTTCAGTTCTCGACCGGAGGGCGGGGCCGCGATCCCTCGGCGCGCGGATCGTCGCTCTATCTGAAGCCGGACATGGCCTCGCTGTCCACGGGATCGGTGAACTTTCCGACCATCGTCTACGAGAACAGCGCCGCGCTGGTCGAGACCCTCGCCACCGGGATGAAGGCGAATGGCATCCGGCCGGAAATCGAGATCTTCGATTTGTCGCATCTGCATGGCGCCCGCCGCCTGATCGAGGCGGGGCTGATCGACCAGCGTCCGCACGTGCAGTTCGTCATGGGCGTCAAGAACGCCATGCCCGCGGACGAGCATGTCCTCGACATCTTGCTGGGAGAGCTCAGGCGGCTGATCCCGAAGGCGACATGGACGGCAGCGGGGATCGGACGCCACCAGGCCGAGGTCATGGGCTGGGCGCTCGCGCGGGGCGCCGATGCGGTCCGCACCGGCCTCGAGGACAATATCAGGATCGACAAGGCGCGCCTCGCGGCCAGCAACGCCGAACTCGTGGCCATCGCCGGTGAGGCTGTCGCGCGTCACGGCCGGCGCGTGGCGACTGCGGCCGAGGCGCGATCCCTGCTCGGGCTCGCGGGGCAGGGCGCTCCTGCCGCCACCTGA
- a CDS encoding OmpA family protein encodes MFHKTGPGKVDVDLDFSGVGVLHARLWNFDFDDFAGYQFRGLKTEHFEFLKNKVVPLVEHDAGQIWMTGSASRIGTADWNMTTSANRVITVARSLSEMGIRPEQMQTHAIGNTQTANHRLDEDNDRSVVLWVLPKVYFEPIIKPDLPRPVPPKPKVSRNFKIAMLLEVDGSISFAARAAIKRIVKGRAGAGIAFASALFSIWDTENNLKCTYVYAAVGLGFGLTLPKTGGRSGTLHGPWNSFTTEKPISCSQFGKSMRFTTIGIGDLSKNWILLETPRGVKDVYLSISTGTTIGGGASTYPAHLSAFVPLERPKPFGGP; translated from the coding sequence ATGTTCCACAAAACCGGTCCGGGCAAGGTTGACGTCGATCTGGATTTTTCGGGAGTGGGGGTTTTGCACGCGCGGCTTTGGAATTTCGATTTCGATGACTTTGCCGGCTACCAGTTTCGGGGCTTGAAGACAGAGCACTTCGAATTTCTCAAGAACAAGGTGGTTCCCCTGGTGGAGCACGACGCTGGTCAGATCTGGATGACGGGATCCGCGAGCCGGATCGGTACGGCTGATTGGAATATGACGACATCAGCCAACCGCGTCATTACGGTCGCGCGGTCTCTGTCAGAGATGGGCATCCGCCCGGAGCAAATGCAGACGCACGCCATCGGCAATACGCAGACGGCAAATCACAGGCTGGACGAAGACAACGATAGATCAGTGGTCCTTTGGGTTCTGCCTAAGGTCTATTTCGAACCGATCATAAAGCCAGACTTGCCGCGACCCGTTCCGCCGAAGCCAAAGGTCAGTCGAAATTTCAAGATAGCCATGCTGCTTGAGGTCGACGGTTCGATCTCGTTTGCAGCGAGAGCGGCCATCAAGCGCATCGTGAAGGGCAGGGCCGGAGCCGGGATTGCGTTTGCCAGCGCGTTGTTCTCCATATGGGACACGGAAAACAATTTGAAGTGCACCTACGTCTATGCCGCGGTCGGCCTAGGCTTCGGCTTGACCCTTCCGAAGACCGGCGGCAGATCGGGTACTCTGCATGGCCCCTGGAATTCGTTTACGACCGAAAAGCCCATCTCCTGTTCGCAGTTCGGCAAGTCAATGCGCTTTACGACTATCGGGATAGGGGACTTGAGCAAGAACTGGATCCTGCTGGAAACGCCCAGAGGAGTGAAGGACGTCTACTTGAGCATCAGCACGGGCACGACCATCGGCGGCGGCGCGTCGACCTACCCAGCCCATTTGAGCGCTTTCGTCCCGCTAGAGCGACCGAAGCCGTTTGGCGGGCCTTGA
- a CDS encoding MFS transporter, with the protein MTAIHQMSQSRKAAASGWIGSALEYYDFFIYATAASLIFPQIFFPSENPTVAIVASLATYGVGYVARPIGAFVLGHWGDTHGRKTVLIVCMFLMGISTMAVGILPTYQQVGILAPILLVILRLVQGFAVAGEISGASSMILEHAPFGRRGFYASFALQGVQAGQILAAAIFLPLAAYMPTEAFNSWGWRIPFLLSFFVIVAGYIIRREVDETPAFAREGERGETPRAPIVQAIKLSWRDMLRVICMALMNVIPVVATIFGAAYAVQPAYGIGFAKDVYLWIPVLGNMLAVFVIPFVGNLSDKVGRKPPIIVGALLSGLLAFGYLYAISIRNVPLAILVSLLMWGVVYQGYNAIFPSFYPELFPTRTRVSAMAISQNIGTTITALLPALFATVAPPGSTNIPLTVGAIAFAITVIAALAALTARETYRIRIDDLGNPNAVPMLRADYDRQRAGDAVRGAATVRT; encoded by the coding sequence ATGACCGCGATCCATCAGATGAGTCAGTCCAGGAAAGCCGCTGCCAGCGGCTGGATCGGGTCGGCTCTCGAATATTATGACTTCTTCATCTACGCGACCGCCGCGTCACTGATCTTCCCGCAAATCTTCTTCCCGTCGGAGAATCCCACCGTCGCGATCGTCGCCTCGTTGGCGACCTATGGCGTCGGGTATGTGGCCCGGCCGATTGGCGCGTTTGTCCTCGGGCACTGGGGCGACACCCATGGCCGCAAGACGGTTCTCATCGTCTGCATGTTCTTGATGGGCATCTCGACGATGGCCGTGGGTATCCTGCCGACCTACCAGCAGGTTGGCATCCTGGCGCCAATCCTGCTCGTCATTCTGCGCCTCGTGCAGGGATTTGCCGTGGCCGGCGAAATCTCGGGCGCAAGCTCGATGATCCTGGAGCACGCGCCGTTCGGCCGGCGGGGCTTCTATGCCAGCTTCGCCCTTCAGGGGGTGCAGGCCGGACAGATCCTCGCCGCAGCAATCTTCCTGCCGTTGGCGGCCTATATGCCGACCGAGGCCTTCAACAGCTGGGGCTGGCGGATTCCCTTCCTGCTCAGCTTCTTCGTCATCGTCGCGGGCTACATCATTCGTCGCGAAGTCGACGAGACCCCTGCTTTTGCCCGCGAGGGCGAGCGGGGAGAAACGCCGCGCGCGCCCATCGTTCAGGCGATCAAGCTGAGTTGGCGCGACATGCTCAGGGTCATCTGCATGGCGCTGATGAATGTCATTCCTGTCGTTGCGACCATCTTCGGCGCGGCCTATGCGGTGCAGCCGGCCTACGGCATCGGTTTTGCCAAGGACGTCTATCTCTGGATCCCCGTGCTCGGAAACATGCTGGCCGTGTTCGTCATTCCCTTCGTCGGCAATCTCTCCGACAAGGTCGGCCGCAAGCCCCCGATCATCGTCGGCGCGCTTCTCTCTGGCTTGCTCGCCTTTGGCTACCTCTATGCCATCAGCATCAGGAATGTGCCGCTGGCAATATTGGTGTCGCTCTTGATGTGGGGCGTAGTCTATCAGGGCTACAACGCGATCTTCCCGAGCTTTTACCCGGAGCTGTTTCCGACCCGCACCCGCGTCTCGGCGATGGCGATATCGCAGAACATCGGAACCACCATCACCGCATTGCTGCCCGCCTTGTTTGCGACCGTCGCGCCTCCCGGCTCGACCAACATTCCGTTGACCGTGGGGGCGATTGCCTTCGCTATCACGGTCATCGCCGCGCTGGCCGCCCTGACCGCGCGGGAAACCTATCGGATCAGGATCGACGATCTCGGCAATCCCAATGCCGTTCCAATGCTGCGGGCAGATTATGACCGTCAGCGCGCCGGCGATGCGGTGCGCGGGGCTGCCACGGTTCGGACCTGA
- a CDS encoding sorbosone dehydrogenase family protein, translating to MNSAMVRVLLCASLLCLAGCNDGSGDPKAQTGANPTLPDIQQYLLPPMHIARIVGWKKDETPAVAQGLQAKAFATGLQHPRFLYVLPNGDVLVVESKAPKGAPIKRPKEIVMGYIESWATSGGDTGASNRITLLRDSNGDGVPDVQSVFLDHLNSPFGVALVGNDLYVANTDAIVRYPYTEGDTKITAPGTVLTPLPGGPIDHHWTKSLVASPDGSKLYAGVGSNSNITENGMEAEHNRAAILEIDRASGRWRIFASGLRNPNGLSFEPQTGTLWTVVNERDELGPDLVPDYMTSVKDGGFYGWPYSYYGQHVDPRVKPERPDLVAKAIVPDYALSSHVAPLGMAFNTSASLPAAYRGGAFVGEHGSWNRQVLNGYKVVFVPFTDGRPSGPPQDVVTGFLNSDNQARGRPVGVAIDKTGALLVADDSGNTVWRVTAAHPQLTQR from the coding sequence ATGAACTCCGCAATGGTTCGGGTGCTGTTGTGTGCCTCGCTGCTGTGTCTCGCCGGCTGCAATGACGGCAGTGGCGATCCGAAGGCGCAAACCGGCGCCAACCCGACGCTGCCCGACATCCAGCAATACCTGCTGCCGCCGATGCACATCGCCCGTATCGTCGGCTGGAAAAAGGACGAGACCCCGGCCGTCGCGCAGGGCTTGCAGGCCAAGGCCTTCGCGACCGGCTTGCAGCACCCCCGATTCCTCTACGTGCTGCCCAACGGCGACGTGCTGGTGGTGGAATCCAAGGCGCCGAAGGGCGCTCCGATCAAGCGGCCCAAGGAAATCGTGATGGGATACATCGAGTCCTGGGCGACATCAGGCGGCGACACCGGCGCGAGCAACCGCATCACGCTGCTGCGCGACAGCAACGGCGACGGCGTGCCGGACGTGCAGAGCGTCTTCCTCGACCATCTCAACTCGCCGTTCGGCGTCGCGCTGGTCGGCAACGATCTCTATGTCGCCAACACCGATGCGATCGTCAGATATCCCTACACGGAGGGTGATACGAAGATCACCGCGCCGGGCACGGTGCTGACGCCGCTGCCGGGCGGACCAATCGATCATCACTGGACCAAGAGCCTGGTCGCGAGCCCCGACGGTTCAAAGCTCTATGCCGGCGTCGGCTCCAACAGCAACATCACCGAGAACGGCATGGAGGCCGAGCACAATCGCGCCGCGATCCTCGAGATCGACCGTGCCAGCGGCCGCTGGCGCATCTTCGCGAGCGGCTTGCGCAACCCCAACGGCCTCAGCTTCGAGCCGCAGACCGGGACGCTGTGGACGGTGGTGAACGAGCGCGACGAACTCGGTCCCGATCTCGTGCCGGACTACATGACGTCGGTGAAGGACGGCGGCTTCTATGGCTGGCCCTACAGCTATTACGGCCAGCACGTCGATCCTCGCGTCAAGCCGGAGCGTCCTGATCTCGTCGCCAAGGCGATCGTGCCTGACTATGCGCTGAGCTCGCATGTCGCGCCGCTCGGCATGGCCTTCAACACGAGCGCGAGTTTGCCGGCGGCCTATCGCGGCGGCGCCTTCGTCGGCGAGCACGGCAGTTGGAACAGGCAGGTCTTGAACGGCTACAAGGTGGTGTTCGTGCCGTTCACGGATGGCAGGCCGAGCGGTCCGCCGCAGGACGTCGTCACCGGCTTCCTCAACAGCGACAACCAGGCGCGCGGGCGGCCCGTCGGCGTCGCCATCGACAAGACCGGCGCGCTGCTGGTCGCCGATGACAGCGGCAACACGGTGTGGCGGGTGACGGCGGCGCACCCGCAGCTCACGCAGCGATAG
- a CDS encoding caspase family protein, which yields MRLYRHLRVLLLLAASLLLAAQPAWATKRVALVVGNANYQNAPLLPNPANDAAAITETLKGAGFDVVDSRLNLAATDMRRALREFADQARNADIALVYYAGHGIEIDGTNYLIPTDARLERDTDIYDEAFSLDRVLLAIEPARQLRVVIVDACRNNPFADSMKRTVASRSISRGLARVEPAVSNTLIAFAAKAGLTALDGNSKNSPYATALVKYIAKPGLDLRRAFGFVRDDVLQATGNRQEPYVYGSLGGEDVALVPAAKADEPVQAANPQAEIRRDYELALQLRNKPALDAFLNQHPDGYYANLAKLQLNQLDAEDARVAATAKAQQAEQQKTRLMSQGAQRADQEKAAADLKAAEDARIAAEKAKQAAQEQATEAERKRIASESTIVAALSGNKPAVGSAFADNPTVAALADDNTPPKLAALSAEPRQTDIAKADITKSVQSELNRVGCFTGSVDGRWNAASQRSLALFNQHAGTKFDAKLASLDALDAIKLKPSRVCPLICDHGYKADGDHCSRISCARGSFLNDDNECEKQRARPVNAAKSNDSQRQDRPLRQRAQASAGGYGAAVGHATASPQIICNASSCRPVQRGCHLEYRGGGGPGNEANVEVCH from the coding sequence ATGAGGTTATACAGGCACCTTCGAGTTTTGCTTCTTCTTGCCGCTTCGCTGTTACTGGCAGCCCAGCCAGCCTGGGCGACAAAGCGCGTGGCTTTGGTGGTTGGCAATGCCAACTATCAGAATGCCCCTCTGCTCCCAAACCCGGCCAACGACGCTGCCGCCATCACTGAAACCTTGAAGGGCGCAGGTTTCGATGTGGTTGACTCAAGGCTCAACCTCGCCGCGACCGATATGCGGCGGGCCCTGAGAGAATTCGCCGATCAGGCGCGCAATGCGGACATAGCCCTGGTGTACTATGCTGGCCACGGCATCGAGATCGACGGGACAAACTATCTGATCCCGACCGACGCCAGACTCGAACGTGACACTGATATTTATGACGAAGCATTCTCACTCGACCGCGTCCTGCTGGCAATCGAGCCTGCGAGACAGTTGCGCGTGGTGATCGTCGACGCGTGCCGCAACAATCCGTTTGCCGATTCGATGAAGCGTACAGTTGCCTCTCGATCAATCAGCCGCGGGCTGGCCAGGGTCGAACCCGCCGTCTCCAACACGCTGATCGCGTTTGCCGCGAAAGCCGGACTAACCGCCCTCGATGGCAACAGCAAGAATAGTCCGTATGCGACGGCTCTCGTAAAGTACATCGCAAAGCCGGGGCTCGACTTGCGTAGGGCCTTCGGCTTCGTCCGCGATGATGTCTTGCAAGCCACCGGCAACCGACAGGAGCCCTATGTCTACGGCTCGCTGGGCGGCGAAGACGTTGCACTTGTTCCCGCTGCCAAGGCTGATGAGCCGGTGCAAGCAGCCAACCCCCAGGCAGAAATTCGTCGTGATTACGAATTGGCCTTGCAACTACGCAACAAGCCCGCTCTGGACGCGTTCCTGAACCAGCATCCGGACGGATACTACGCAAATCTTGCCAAGCTGCAGCTTAATCAGCTCGATGCTGAGGACGCACGCGTCGCGGCAACAGCGAAGGCGCAGCAGGCGGAACAGCAGAAAACTCGGCTGATGTCGCAGGGCGCCCAGCGTGCCGACCAAGAGAAGGCGGCCGCGGATCTGAAGGCTGCGGAAGACGCCCGAATTGCCGCCGAGAAGGCGAAGCAGGCCGCGCAGGAGCAGGCCACCGAGGCAGAACGGAAACGAATTGCGTCCGAATCTACAATCGTTGCGGCTCTCTCCGGGAATAAGCCGGCTGTTGGGAGTGCCTTCGCGGACAATCCTACAGTCGCTGCGCTGGCTGACGACAATACGCCGCCAAAGCTTGCCGCACTCAGCGCCGAGCCGCGCCAGACCGATATCGCAAAAGCCGATATCACCAAATCCGTACAAAGCGAATTGAACCGCGTCGGCTGCTTCACCGGTAGCGTAGATGGCCGATGGAATGCGGCCTCCCAGCGCTCCTTGGCTCTCTTCAACCAGCACGCCGGAACCAAATTTGACGCCAAGCTCGCAAGTCTCGACGCACTTGACGCAATCAAGCTCAAGCCGTCCCGGGTCTGTCCCCTGATCTGTGATCATGGCTACAAGGCTGACGGCGACCACTGCAGCAGAATCTCCTGTGCAAGGGGCTCGTTCCTCAACGACGACAATGAATGCGAGAAACAGCGCGCCAGGCCCGTCAATGCCGCCAAGAGCAATGACAGTCAGCGGCAGGATCGGCCATTGCGTCAGCGGGCGCAGGCGAGCGCAGGCGGCTATGGCGCTGCGGTGGGCCATGCGACGGCCAGTCCTCAGATCATATGCAACGCCAGCAGCTGCCGTCCGGTCCAGCGCGGCTGCCATCTCGAATATCGCGGCGGTGGCGGGCCAGGCAACGAGGCCAATGTCGAGGTATGCCACTAG
- a CDS encoding DUF2231 domain-containing protein has protein sequence MQDNLRVRSTAQIAGHPIHPMLVPIPIACFIGALLTDIAYVVSAEIMWADFSAWLLVVGVIFGVLAAIAGLTDFLGNRLVRAQPPAWPHLMGNAVALVLAIVNALIHTRDAWTSVWPTGLILSAITVLILPVTGWLGWAMVYRHGVGVAR, from the coding sequence GTGCAAGACAATTTGCGTGTGCGCTCAACCGCGCAGATCGCGGGCCATCCGATTCATCCGATGCTGGTGCCGATACCGATCGCTTGTTTCATCGGAGCGCTGTTGACCGATATCGCCTATGTCGTCAGTGCCGAGATCATGTGGGCGGATTTTTCCGCCTGGCTTCTGGTCGTCGGCGTCATCTTCGGCGTACTGGCGGCGATCGCGGGCCTGACCGATTTTCTCGGCAACCGTCTGGTGCGGGCGCAACCGCCGGCCTGGCCGCATCTGATGGGCAACGCGGTGGCGTTGGTCCTGGCGATCGTCAATGCGTTGATCCATACGCGCGATGCCTGGACCTCGGTGTGGCCGACCGGGCTCATTCTTTCAGCCATCACCGTATTGATCCTGCCGGTCACCGGCTGGCTCGGCTGGGCCATGGTGTATCGCCACGGTGTAGGAGTTGCGCGATGA
- a CDS encoding type II toxin-antitoxin system VapC family toxin — MIAVDTSALMAIVLDEPQADACITALDTADEILISAASVAESLIVAARRGVDEEMNKLINDLGLNVISVTQASAERVAQIYSRWGKGIRPAGLNFGDCFAYDVAKEHGCALLYVGDDFAKTDIVAAA, encoded by the coding sequence ATGATCGCAGTCGATACCTCCGCGCTGATGGCGATCGTGCTCGACGAACCGCAAGCCGATGCTTGCATCACCGCGCTGGACACCGCCGACGAAATCCTGATCTCGGCGGCCTCCGTTGCAGAAAGCCTGATCGTCGCGGCACGGCGGGGCGTCGACGAAGAGATGAACAAGCTGATTAACGATCTCGGTTTGAACGTGATCTCGGTGACCCAAGCTTCGGCCGAACGCGTGGCGCAAATCTACTCGCGTTGGGGCAAAGGCATTCGTCCTGCCGGTCTCAACTTTGGTGACTGCTTCGCCTACGATGTCGCCAAGGAGCATGGCTGCGCACTTCTTTATGTCGGCGACGACTTTGCCAAGACGGATATCGTTGCAGCGGCGTAA
- a CDS encoding formate/nitrite transporter family protein: MDQPGDGASFNPASKLDGVSRRQTKQIESQSRPSAALIHETIRAEGEQELERRWWAIVLSGLAAGLSMGLSLIVQGEFHALISDEATRRLVAPLGYTVGFLVVVLGRQQLFTENTLTPMLPLLHNRDLGTLGSVIKLWGLVLASNIAGTWAVGSVLAHTSIFEPRIVGAFVDLSRHTIEGTFATTLVRAIFAGWLIALMAWLLPAVKGSRPHLVVVMTYVVALGQFAHIIAGSVECAFLVQSGLASLSQYASDFFVPTLLGNILGGTTLVALLNYGQVAPEIDDHRE; encoded by the coding sequence GTGGACCAGCCTGGCGACGGCGCCTCCTTCAATCCAGCCTCAAAGCTCGACGGCGTCTCGCGGCGCCAGACGAAACAGATCGAATCCCAGAGCCGGCCTAGCGCAGCGCTGATCCATGAGACAATCCGCGCCGAGGGTGAGCAGGAACTGGAACGGCGATGGTGGGCCATCGTGCTGTCCGGCCTCGCCGCCGGCCTTTCGATGGGATTGTCCCTGATTGTCCAGGGCGAGTTTCACGCGCTGATTTCCGACGAGGCCACCCGACGGCTGGTGGCTCCGCTCGGCTACACGGTCGGTTTCCTGGTCGTGGTGCTGGGACGGCAGCAGCTCTTCACCGAGAACACGCTGACGCCGATGCTGCCGCTGTTGCACAACAGGGATCTCGGCACGCTTGGGAGCGTGATCAAGCTATGGGGCCTGGTCCTCGCCTCCAACATCGCAGGAACCTGGGCCGTTGGATCCGTGCTCGCGCACACCAGCATCTTCGAACCCCGCATCGTGGGCGCCTTCGTCGATCTCAGCCGCCACACCATCGAGGGTACGTTCGCGACGACCCTTGTCCGGGCGATCTTTGCCGGCTGGCTGATCGCCTTGATGGCGTGGCTACTGCCTGCCGTGAAGGGATCGCGCCCGCACCTCGTCGTCGTGATGACCTATGTGGTCGCGCTCGGCCAGTTCGCGCACATCATCGCGGGCTCGGTCGAGTGCGCCTTCCTGGTGCAGAGCGGCCTGGCGTCGCTCTCGCAATATGCCTCGGACTTCTTCGTACCGACACTCCTCGGCAATATTCTGGGCGGAACGACCCTCGTGGCCCTGCTGAACTACGGACAGGTCGCCCCCGAAATCGACGACCACAGGGAGTAA
- a CDS encoding helix-turn-helix domain-containing protein, which yields MPWKASSVMEERLRFVARLLDGEAMTDVCREFGVSRKTGYKIFDRYKEQGLAALSDRSRRPVRYANQLPEQIEGLIVRLKAEKPHWGARKIRELLVRRLDGDVRIPAKSTIHAVLDRHGLVKRGGGPRHRARGTPLSTGTGPNDLWCTDFKGEFKLGNGRYCYPLTVTDHASRFLLLCEALDSTREDPVITAFERLFLERGLPLAIRSDNGVPFASPNALFNLSKLSVWWLRLGIAIERIKPGHPQQNGRHERMHLTLKKETTRPPGGNSLQQQERFDAFVREFNSERPHEALDMKRPAELYVASARSYAGLPELTYPFHDREVLVTACGRLCLHRKRINISTVLAGQKLGIKEVDEGIWLVSFMHYDLGYFDLEQKTLQPLDNPFGTRLSPMS from the coding sequence ATGCCGTGGAAAGCGAGTTCGGTCATGGAAGAACGCCTTCGCTTTGTGGCCAGGCTTCTGGATGGGGAAGCCATGACGGATGTGTGCCGGGAGTTCGGCGTATCCCGCAAGACCGGCTATAAGATTTTCGATCGCTACAAAGAGCAGGGGCTGGCCGCCCTGAGCGATCGGTCCAGACGGCCGGTACGCTATGCCAATCAGCTCCCGGAGCAAATCGAGGGTCTGATTGTCCGCCTCAAAGCCGAGAAACCGCACTGGGGCGCGCGCAAGATCCGCGAACTGCTGGTCCGGCGGCTCGATGGCGATGTCAGGATTCCGGCCAAAAGCACCATCCATGCGGTGCTCGATCGCCATGGCCTGGTCAAGCGTGGCGGCGGGCCGCGCCACCGCGCGCGCGGCACGCCGCTGTCCACGGGTACCGGACCCAATGATTTGTGGTGCACCGACTTCAAGGGCGAGTTCAAGCTCGGCAATGGCCGCTACTGCTATCCGCTCACCGTTACCGATCATGCCTCGCGCTTCCTGTTGTTGTGCGAAGCGCTCGATTCAACGCGTGAAGACCCTGTAATTACTGCCTTCGAGCGTTTGTTCCTCGAGCGCGGCCTGCCGCTCGCCATTCGCTCCGACAACGGCGTGCCCTTCGCCAGTCCCAACGCCTTGTTCAACCTCTCCAAGCTCTCGGTGTGGTGGCTCCGACTTGGTATTGCAATCGAACGCATCAAGCCGGGCCACCCGCAACAGAACGGACGTCATGAGCGCATGCACCTCACCCTCAAAAAGGAAACCACCCGGCCGCCGGGCGGCAATAGCTTGCAGCAGCAGGAACGCTTCGATGCCTTCGTCCGCGAGTTCAACTCCGAACGCCCGCACGAGGCCCTCGACATGAAACGTCCTGCCGAGCTCTACGTCGCCTCAGCACGTTCCTATGCCGGCCTGCCGGAGCTGACCTATCCGTTCCACGATCGCGAGGTCCTTGTAACCGCGTGCGGCCGCCTTTGCCTGCACCGCAAGCGGATCAACATCTCAACCGTGCTGGCGGGCCAGAAGCTCGGCATCAAGGAGGTCGACGAGGGCATTTGGCTCGTCAGCTTCATGCACTATGATCTGGGATACTTCGACCTGGAGCAGAAAACCCTGCAACCTCTCGACAACCCGTTCGGCACGAGGCTGTCACCCATGTCTTAG